Within the Rosa rugosa chromosome 2, drRosRugo1.1, whole genome shotgun sequence genome, the region CCTGAAGTTGGCAAAGTGGCCAGgtactgtgctgcaatgcacagttggagcatttcacatgcgccaaaggggtttatcttggacttaagaagcctttgggttccccttaacaaagtaaaaaaaaaactcttacaACTAGTTCAACCACTACACCCGCAAAAATTGACTATTACTTTGCAATACCTCGGATTAATCGTTAGCATCATCTTTTATAACAAGTGACTGTGGGTAGACAAGTAGCAAATTGATCCTTCAATCATTTCTCCCAGTCAACTTGAATAGCATTTTCAATGTGAGAACTAGGTGCAAAATCTACACGAGGCAAATGAGGAGTCGAGGATAGAGAAGTAACAAATGGATTCTTCAACCATTTCTGCCAGTCAAGATGATTACAGTTTCCATTTGAGAACAAAgcataacagaaaattaaaagcatacAACATTCTTGAACCTCCTAACAGGGGAAGATCTACTCGCACCCTCTATAAGCAAATCAAACAAATCAAAGGAAGCTAACCACTTGATAGAGCTAATAATGGATAAAAAGGACCACCAATGACCAGTTCTAAGCATACCGGATCATGCATCTGAGAAGTTCTGTAATTAGCTGGATCAAAAGGGCTTCTCATACTCTTGCGGGGGTGGCCGCTCCCAGGGACTCATGAAGGCTACATAGGTAAATTTTACAAGTATTAGGTATGAAAATGGTATTGGAGAAATATCTTAGAAACAGAGAGCAACAAATTAAACCAATGAAGTCAAAAATTGTAGGAGACTCATCACACCAACACCATTAAAGTAAATGCGTAATACAAATAAATATAGTAGTGGTTCCTGTCCTGGTTGCAAGTTTGCAGATCAACTCAATGTTTTATTGACACTTCAGTGAATAGCCCTTACCTCTCACACTCTCAGTTATTGTAGATAATGACTAACTCATAAAGAACTCCAGCACATAGATGTTGCGCTGCTATTGATCAGAACCTAATTTCAACTTTGTTAAGAGTCACCTTTTACTAGCTACCCAACATTTAAGATCTTATGCCCTATACTGTACATTATAAATCTGTGATCCTTCAGGTCATAATTCCCAAACGATATAATCCTTTGACCCCTTGGAGATTATATATAGCATCATCAATTTACTATTCCCATATCATACAGAAAacattcaaaacatataaagaaCTGAAAGTGGAACCATAGAACTTCAAACCATGATTTGCATACTGGAATTCATTAGTGAACAGTAAGGGAAAGGTTTTAAAGGCCTGAGACAGATGGGTACAAATTAAGCATTTCTTTATCGTTTCCATAATCCAGCAGACCAATAGCTGTTTAATGATATAATTTCCATAAATCTCTGTAGCAACAGGATGGTACTTGGGCAAGGCGTATAACTAAGAGCCACGTTAGAAATGTTCTAAAACAGAAACAATCCAAATCCTTGAAATTCATTAGAAAACAAGCCACAAAAATAAAAGTGACTTACTTAATGGTATTTCGCCCAGAGCCATATATATTGAATCATCATCTGCAAGAGTCCCCTGAAAAAATAAGTAAAAGCAAACAGAAACATCAGTTGTTTATGGCATGGTGCATGCATGTAGCAAATATTTCCATCTAAGCACACAAGAAAAACTACCAAATGAGCACAACTATGCAACCATGTATAGCTCAGCAATCCAATTATATGCATTGTAAGCACTACGCTGAACATACTACTTAATTCAAGCGATCAACCAATACCTCTGCATTAGGAAGACCAATATCGTTAGGCATTGGAGTAAGATCCTCCGGTACTGAAGAACAAGTAGGGAAATCATTTCCCAGCAACTCCGAGATCATTAGCCCATAACCATCTTGGCCATCGGGGATATCACTAGAGTTCTGTGCTTGGTTGGAAAAGCCATCTAGAGGTATAAATTCAGTCCCTGTCCTGTTGATCAGAACAACATTAAAAACCACATGCCAAGAAACtaagaaacatgaaaagtcaccAAAAAATTATCAGCTGTATTGACACTCAGACTGCATCATTTGTTGTGGGAAGCAAGGTTTGACTACAATATTCGTCAAAAGAACAttaaatcaataaactcatAAAGTTCTTAATAGGAAAAACTTACTTTCTTTCCGCATTATTGAAGGCCTTGTCTTCAGGAATACAGTCATTTTCTAAATCAATTACTTCTATCCCTTTGACATCCACAGGGCGTCTACTGCTCTCACGAGACATATTGCAGTTACTCATTGACAAGTCAATATCAACCGGCGCTGCTTCTTTCTTCACTCCAGAGACATCTGTGTAGTTTATTACAGAATTACTATCACGACTCTCATGTGCATCGCTAACCTCCATGAGATTAAGGTCGAATGAATTAGGAAAAAGCTGCTTCTCTTGCATATAATCGACACAAATTTCAGCTTCATCTTTTCGGAACTGGGAATCATTTCCCATTGAGCTGTCATGATCAACAGCTACAATCACTTTCTCAGCAGGAGAAGTGTTGTCCTCCAATGGACTTGCTTTCTTTTCGCTCAAATTGGAAATTTGGAAACAATCATCTGACTCTGCGTAGGGAAGCCATTCTCTTGGTTTTTTTGCTTCCACCTGCTTATCATGGTCTTCTAAAGCCCTCTTCTCACCTCTTTCCTTAACTGCAAAGCTAAAACTCCTAAGCCCTGCTGGCCCTTGAATCAATTCTTGTTCATTCTCACGCTTAAAAGCTCTCTCTGGTAATGACTGGGACCTTTCAAACTTATTCTGCTCAATACCAAATCCAGAACCTAATTCTACCAAATTCTCAACAGATTGACTGGGCTCAACTTTAGAAGTTTCAGGATCAACATAATGAGAGTTATCTAATACTGGGGTACCTGAGGCAACATCAAGAGAACGGTTTTCGATTAAACCTTGAGATGATCCTCCCGGTTGCAGACCAATGTCAGACGACGTGCTTCCCTCTTGGATAATTGGAAGTGGATCAACCTTCAAACCCCTAGTAGTCAATGCCGAGCGAATTCTAGTAGGCACCTTGGCGAATTTGCATAGTTTCAACAAATCAGTGGCATTCCTACCACCCAAATCCCCCTCTCCCTTGGCCTTAACCTGAACCGGCAACTCCTCCACAACACTCTGTTTCTCAGTTTCATCACCATTGCCACAATCCCTATCCTTCATCTCTACATCATTCACCTTGTTGGGCTCCACATTTACTCCAACAACAACTCCATCACTCCCACTTGCACCAGAAGAAGTCGGCTTCGAGCTCATATCCTCCTTCGTCTCCGAATCCACTGCATCCTCACTCTCCCTTGCATTCCCAACATCTCTCCCCACCTTGTGCTCCTCATGCCTCCCAGAAGCAGAATCATCCTCACACTCAGAAGAAGCCCTACTATGCCTATCCGAAAACGTCCCACTCCTCCCATACCAATCGGGCCGGGTATCCGACCCATACCCGCCGCCCCGGTTCCTCCTCCTCCCCTTATTCCTCGCATTACTACTGAACTCATCCACACCCCCAAACCTTCCTCTTCTGTACCCTCCTCCCTCCGAAACATTTCCTAATCGGGAAAGCGCCGACGTCCTCCCCTCCTCTCTCATGTGATCACCCTCAAACTCTACCTGCTGCTTCTTCTGCCACTTTGCCGACAGCACGCTCGCCGGCAGCAGCCCCTGCGCCACCAGATACTCCGCCGCCATCCGCCCCGCGTCCATAAAGACGTCCCCCTTTCGCGGCGGAgcgggcggcggcggcggcggaggtgGCGGCGGCTGGAACGATTTCGACCGGCCGTAGCCGCGATTGAAgttgctgttgctgttgctgttgctgttgtTGCGGTGAGGGGGGTCGGAGTTGTTGTTGTAATAGCCATGGCCGCGGAGTGAGCCCTCCGGCGAGATCCGACCCATTCCGATACGGTCCATACCCATGGAATTAGACCGGTACCCATTTCCGGGATTGCGGTGGCGGGCGTGCATGTTTGTTATTCGGGTCACAAATATCTTTGAATCAAAGATTTTGGGGTCCTCTTGggggaacaaaaaaaaaaatgaagggtTTCAGCTGAAATGGGGTTTGTCACACCTACCCACCATGAAAAAGAACTaatctttccttcttttcttccagATTTCCATGTAAAAGATTCGAAATTTGCAGGAAACAGCTCAAAGAATTCCGACTTGTTGGGTTCTTGGATTTTGGGGGAAATTGGGGGGATTTGCAAATCCAAACCCAAGCAGTAACTGTCTTTGTTTTTCAATTGCAGATCAAGCAGCCTCAGAAGCCGAATCTGATAACCCTAGCTCCCTCCTCCAGTTTTTGCAGAGCCTCCTCCGGTTGGAAATGGAGGCCAAAGCTCTGGATTAACAGTCAATTTTTCTTTGGTTTCCTGTGATCAGCTTGCTTTGAATATAATAGTTTTTACCAGGCGGTGAgagtttatttttgatttttttttgtttgtttgttgataATGAAGAGGATGGGATGGAAATGTGAATTGTGCGTATGCGTCACATTCCCACTAACCTCCATTTTGAGGACTCGAATTTTGTGATTTTGAGTTACATAGCCCAAAGTTGAAAAAGCCCGCATCTCTTACATTGGGCAAATAAGTTGGGTGTTTTACAAGTGATCGAGGGaatgaaacaaagtgggttgcGACATTGCCAGATTTATTGTTTGCAAGTTTCGTCTATTCATGTGGTTAGAGGATGAGCCCAATTAGCTCAAAGATAGTAATGATCATGATTTCATTGTAAACTTTTAATTTTCCAAGTATTGGTTTTATGTTCTCCCTAATGCATTCTTCTTTCACGAATGGTATGGGCAATATTGAAGTTTAACTATACAAGATTTTATAGtttggtttcttctttcttgCTAGAGATGACTAGATAGGGAGTACTTTTTTCAGTCTGACATGAGGAAGCCAGGTCTTCTCTTGTTCATGTTACAAATACCTTCAATCCAGCTAATCTTCCCCTAAACAGCATGGGCTGATATGACACTTCCACAGTTGTCGAAGGCTATAACTGTATAACATACACGAATACAATTTGCAATTCTAGACATACGACTAGCCTTTGTTCTTATTGGAGTAATTCGGAAATTCAAAATTCGTTTGATAATAAAATGAAGGGCATTGCACAAGTGACGTTCTAGAGTTGCATA harbors:
- the LOC133730090 gene encoding uncharacterized protein At4g26450, translated to MHARHRNPGNGYRSNSMGMDRIGMGRISPEGSLRGHGYYNNNSDPPHRNNSNSNSNSNFNRGYGRSKSFQPPPPPPPPPPAPPRKGDVFMDAGRMAAEYLVAQGLLPASVLSAKWQKKQQVEFEGDHMREEGRTSALSRLGNVSEGGGYRRGRFGGVDEFSSNARNKGRRRNRGGGYGSDTRPDWYGRSGTFSDRHSRASSECEDDSASGRHEEHKVGRDVGNARESEDAVDSETKEDMSSKPTSSGASGSDGVVVGVNVEPNKVNDVEMKDRDCGNGDETEKQSVVEELPVQVKAKGEGDLGGRNATDLLKLCKFAKVPTRIRSALTTRGLKVDPLPIIQEGSTSSDIGLQPGGSSQGLIENRSLDVASGTPVLDNSHYVDPETSKVEPSQSVENLVELGSGFGIEQNKFERSQSLPERAFKRENEQELIQGPAGLRSFSFAVKERGEKRALEDHDKQVEAKKPREWLPYAESDDCFQISNLSEKKASPLEDNTSPAEKVIVAVDHDSSMGNDSQFRKDEAEICVDYMQEKQLFPNSFDLNLMEVSDAHESRDSNSVINYTDVSGVKKEAAPVDIDLSMSNCNMSRESSRRPVDVKGIEVIDLENDCIPEDKAFNNAERKTGTEFIPLDGFSNQAQNSSDIPDGQDGYGLMISELLGNDFPTCSSVPEDLTPMPNDIGLPNAEGTLADDDSIYMALGEIPLTFMSPWERPPPQEYEKPF